TCGGTGAGCGCGAGCGCGAGCGGGGTCGCATACTCCGAGGGGAGCTCGCCGAAGCGACCCTCCCGGCGCAGGTGCACGGTCGTGTTGTGAATGCTGGCGACCTCGGCCGCAAGGCCGACCACTCGGTCGAATACCTCGTCGAAGCTGACGATCTGTGAGAGCCCGGTCGCGAGGGTGTCGTGCACGACCGCGATCGCGGCGACGCGGCGCATCGCCTGGCTGAGCGCCTCCTTAGCGTCCTCGCTGCGGGCACGACGCGCCTGCACGCGCAGCAGAGACGCCACGGTCTGCAGGTTGTTCTTCACCCGGTGATGGATCTCGCGAATCGTCGCGTCCTTGGTGATGAGTTCCTGCTCCTGCTGGCGCAGGTCGGTGATGTCGCGCGTCAGCACGATGCCGCCGGAGCGCGCATTCTCGAGCGTGACCGGGATCGAGCGGAGCGTCACGACCCTGCCGAGCGCCTCAATGTCCGAGCGCTTGGCAACCTTGCCCTGCGTGATGAGCGGCAGCGATTCGTTCGTGTCGAACTGACCGCGCACGACCTCGTGCACGACGTCCGAGAAGTTCTCGCCCTCCATCTCGTCGCGGTAGCCGAGCATCGTGAAGGTGGTCTGGGTGTTGGGACTCGCAAACGTAATCTCGCCCGAAGGGTCAACGCGCACCAGGCCGTCGGCGGCGCGCGGGGCACCCCGCTCACGGCCTCGGGAGCTCGCGGTAGTGGGGAACAGCCCCAGCTGGATCATCGCGAAGAGGTCATCGGCGCACTCACGAAACGCCGCTCCAATGCGCGAGGCACTCTGGCCGTCGTTCAGGCTCGTGTGGACGGTCGCGACCGCGATCGGCCCGACCTGTTCGCCCGTCTCGAGATCCTTTCGGCTCACGGAATACGCCGTGAGCTTCATGGGGTTCTCCTCGTACCACGCAGGGGAGGTCGACACGGCCGCGGCCCCGGTGCGCACGGTTTCCTCGACGAGCTCTCGCCAGTCGTCGCGCAGCAGGTCGCCGAGCACGTCCCGGTAGAACAGCGTGACTGAGCCGGCGGGGCGGCTGTGCGCGACGGCGATGTAGTCGCCGTCAATCGTCGGCGCCCACAACACCACGTCGCCGAGGGCAAGGTCAGCAAGCAGCTGCCAGTCGGCAGTCAGCAGCTCGAGCCAGTCGACATCGATGTCGGGGAGTTCGGCATAGCGGGACACAAGATTACGCAGCGTGGACACGGGGCAAGCCTAGCGCGGCACCTGGACACCGAGCAGCGTCCGCGCACTCCGGGCACGAACGCACGTTGACCTTGCACTACCGTGTGCGATTACTGTGTGCAGACAAGTACCCAGCAATGGCGCCGGGTCGGTCTCCGGGGCGATCGAATTAATTGGACCTGACCGGCGCGTTCTCCGAAAGGAACCCAATGACCGCCCCACCCCAGACTTCCGCAACCATTCGTGAACGCCGTCCCCGCACGGGCACGCCCATCATCCATCCGCGCCATGTCGCAGTGCCGGATGACCCGCCGCTGCCGGGCACGATCACGGTGCACCTGATTCGCAATCTCGCGGTCTGCGCGGTGGAGGCGCTCGATGGCGTCCGCCCGATTGAGCAGTTCTCGGCGTGGATTACGCACGAGGTCGCCGTCGCCCTCACCCTCCGCCGCCAACTGCGCCAGGAGCGACACGCGAGCTACCGAGACCGGCGCCGGCGGGTCCCCGCGCCCGGCGCCGTGCAGCTGAGTCAGCCGGCGGCCGGCGTGATCGAAGCGGCGATCGTCATCACGAGCGAGGGGCACAGCTTCGCGGTCGCGATGCGGCTCGAGTGGCTGCGCGGGCGCTGGCGAGCGACCCACTTGACCGTGCTGTAACGCACGACAGCACCGGATCCCTGCGCGAGGCGAGGATCCGGTGCTGTCGTGCGTGCGTTGCCGCGGGTCGAACCCCGGGCCGCAAGGACTACTTCGCTGGGCGCGCGCGCTCGGCGCGGAGCTTCGACACTTCGTAGAGCGCGACGCTCGCCGCGATGCCGGCGTTCAACGACTCGGTCGCTGCATTGATGGGCACCGAGACAATGGCGTCACAGTGCTCGGTCACGAGGCGGGACAGGCCCTTGCCCTCGCTGCCGATCACGATCAGCAGCGGGCGGTCGGCCAGGTCCAGGCCGGGCAGCGAGACGTCGCCGTCGCCGTCCATGCCCACGACGAAGACGCCGCGGTCCTTGAACGTCTTGATGGTCTGCGTGAGGTTCGCGGCCATAGCCACCGGCACCCGAGCTGCGGCTCCGGCCGACGTCTTCCATGCAGAGGCCGTGAGGCCGACCGAGCGGCGCTGCGGCACGATGACGCCCTGGCCGCCAAACGCGGCGACGGAACGAATGATCGCGCCGAGGTTGCGG
This genomic stretch from Leucobacter sp. CX169 harbors:
- a CDS encoding sensor histidine kinase, with amino-acid sequence MSTLRNLVSRYAELPDIDVDWLELLTADWQLLADLALGDVVLWAPTIDGDYIAVAHSRPAGSVTLFYRDVLGDLLRDDWRELVEETVRTGAAAVSTSPAWYEENPMKLTAYSVSRKDLETGEQVGPIAVATVHTSLNDGQSASRIGAAFRECADDLFAMIQLGLFPTTASSRGRERGAPRAADGLVRVDPSGEITFASPNTQTTFTMLGYRDEMEGENFSDVVHEVVRGQFDTNESLPLITQGKVAKRSDIEALGRVVTLRSIPVTLENARSGGIVLTRDITDLRQQEQELITKDATIREIHHRVKNNLQTVASLLRVQARRARSEDAKEALSQAMRRVAAIAVVHDTLATGLSQIVSFDEVFDRVVGLAAEVASIHNTTVHLRREGRFGELPSEYATPLALALTEIVTNAVEHGLAGMEGEVAIVAERNEERLLVQVTDTGTGLPGGTVGDGLGTQIVRTLIQGELGGSIEWGPHEGGGTRVAISIPLHWIASPVTHPLA
- a CDS encoding Rv3235 family protein; translation: MTAPPQTSATIRERRPRTGTPIIHPRHVAVPDDPPLPGTITVHLIRNLAVCAVEALDGVRPIEQFSAWITHEVAVALTLRRQLRQERHASYRDRRRRVPAPGAVQLSQPAAGVIEAAIVITSEGHSFAVAMRLEWLRGRWRATHLTVL